A stretch of the Polyangiaceae bacterium genome encodes the following:
- a CDS encoding cupin domain-containing protein, whose amino-acid sequence MKGYVDNIEKATEENNDFRRVLYTGHNLQLVLMAIQPGDEIGKEVHDDRDQFFRIESGTGEVWIDGVCHKVKADDGIIVPQGAEHNVVATGTEPLRLYTIYGPPEHIDGTVHKTCAEAKASHEHFDGRTTE is encoded by the coding sequence GTGAAGGGATATGTGGACAACATCGAGAAAGCGACCGAGGAAAACAACGATTTTCGCCGAGTGCTCTACACCGGTCACAACTTGCAGTTGGTGCTGATGGCGATCCAGCCCGGCGACGAGATCGGGAAGGAAGTGCATGACGACCGCGACCAATTCTTCCGCATCGAATCGGGCACCGGCGAAGTCTGGATCGACGGCGTCTGCCACAAGGTGAAGGCGGATGACGGCATCATCGTGCCGCAAGGCGCCGAGCACAACGTCGTGGCGACGGGGACCGAGCCGCTGCGACTCTACACGATCTACGGCCCGCCCGAGCACATCGACGGCACGGTGCACAAGACCTGCGCGGAAGCGAAGGCCTCGCACGAGCACTTTGACGGGCGCACGACCGAATAG
- a CDS encoding SAM-dependent DNA methyltransferase has product MLDGLVEQLEQYGVAQGQLLALASAEPRTLRYVDLLRSPTNDRPAMVLESQGQPRAYVFDERKPCGLDLVPWVRRIAFRGDADFIAVVRPGRLDVYPAVLGTGPVPAPLADLPEGRLRIPTLLHAPPPDEVAPVRNALRKLLRDSIQNAKTLGQSAHVDAHDALSLVGRALFWRFLIDRNLLEGIDPGEVCNDPTATSLADCLSSRARAIATFEWLDRTFNGGLLRFRTKGRARSIPEVVYEQVVGNIAHAATAEGQLQLDLPSQWKDVNFAHVPVGLLSEVYEAFAHDEDAATAEQESIFYTPRHIAEFMVDEALASLEGIKRPTVLDPAAGAGVFLVAVFRALVAREWAQTKRRPARDTIRRILHEQLTGFDINDSALRLAELALYLTAIELDPEERPRPLSLLKFEHPLRDNALFQREGGSEQGSLAPVEAAFRNRFDLVIGNPPWSAKHTATAKKRWTEDTRGLVKERLGEARSMSFTLPDTYPDIPFVYRAMEWARPGAQIALITHARWLFPGEARDEARRDLLEMVQITGILNASALRETSVWPGSRAPFAIVFARNAVPSGPDAAFQFVSPALSEESQKKQRRMRIDWSDAELVGVQSAFASPWLLKLRFRGSSFDHGVLTKLIDGRLTLEKHLASIGTSLRRGYEIASRAFPSKLLGLPDLVSDQKRAKESPEQPIQGYRINASILPPFTEKLIHREPTRQECTEPLLLVKESPPANPALSRTSISEQDLTFSSSWFAASFAVVEDGLEQARWLQLLLQSRAFLFFALMTDGCFGVERDRYRLQTLKAFPVIPYDHLTRQQRKVALKLSDILWDHGWSKTLQGQIDDLVFDLYELDDVERDSIRDTLETSLPYAEQRRNGVRPPNEAELNTFAATLEEELTNVLEASGQRAHVRLRADVKAGPWGVLQVDRIKNRKRDPDDAEIPWQSILEEADESGATLVTVRLDPMTTFVSILKHYRYWTPTRARILALALLSEKIP; this is encoded by the coding sequence GTGTTGGATGGACTCGTAGAGCAACTGGAACAGTACGGCGTGGCGCAAGGACAGCTCCTCGCGCTCGCCAGCGCTGAGCCGCGCACTCTCCGATATGTCGATCTCTTGCGCAGCCCAACGAACGATCGTCCCGCGATGGTGCTCGAGTCCCAGGGCCAACCTCGCGCTTATGTCTTCGACGAGCGAAAACCGTGCGGGCTCGACCTCGTGCCCTGGGTGCGACGCATCGCGTTTCGCGGCGATGCCGACTTCATTGCGGTCGTTCGCCCTGGTCGCCTCGACGTTTACCCCGCCGTGCTTGGTACGGGGCCCGTGCCGGCCCCGCTTGCGGATCTTCCGGAGGGCCGGCTCCGTATTCCAACGCTCCTACACGCCCCGCCGCCGGATGAGGTAGCTCCTGTACGAAATGCGCTGCGCAAGCTGCTGCGAGACTCCATTCAGAACGCCAAGACCCTTGGGCAAAGCGCACACGTCGACGCTCACGATGCGCTTTCACTCGTGGGGCGGGCACTGTTCTGGCGGTTCCTCATCGATCGCAACCTCCTCGAAGGCATCGACCCCGGCGAGGTCTGCAACGACCCGACCGCCACGAGCCTCGCTGACTGTTTGTCAAGTAGGGCGCGTGCGATCGCCACATTCGAATGGCTCGACCGCACGTTCAACGGGGGCCTTCTGCGATTTCGAACGAAGGGACGGGCTAGGTCGATCCCCGAAGTGGTTTACGAACAGGTGGTTGGCAATATCGCGCATGCAGCCACGGCGGAGGGACAACTTCAGCTCGATCTCCCTTCGCAGTGGAAGGACGTGAACTTCGCGCATGTCCCGGTGGGCCTTCTGAGCGAGGTATACGAAGCTTTCGCGCACGATGAAGATGCCGCGACAGCCGAGCAGGAGAGCATCTTTTACACGCCGCGGCACATCGCCGAATTCATGGTGGATGAAGCCCTCGCCTCGCTCGAAGGCATCAAACGCCCCACGGTGCTGGATCCGGCTGCCGGTGCCGGCGTCTTCCTCGTCGCCGTCTTTCGTGCACTGGTCGCACGGGAATGGGCGCAGACCAAGCGACGACCGGCTCGCGACACCATTCGCCGAATCCTTCACGAACAACTCACGGGCTTCGACATCAACGACTCTGCATTGCGTCTCGCCGAGCTGGCGCTGTATCTGACGGCCATCGAGCTCGATCCAGAGGAAAGGCCCCGCCCCCTGTCGCTGCTCAAGTTCGAGCACCCCTTACGCGACAATGCGCTGTTCCAGCGCGAAGGAGGCTCCGAGCAAGGGAGCCTTGCTCCAGTCGAGGCGGCGTTCCGGAATCGCTTCGACCTGGTGATTGGCAATCCGCCTTGGAGCGCGAAGCACACAGCTACAGCGAAAAAACGCTGGACGGAAGACACGCGTGGGCTCGTCAAGGAGCGCCTCGGAGAGGCTCGAAGCATGTCGTTCACCCTCCCCGACACGTACCCCGACATTCCCTTCGTTTACCGTGCCATGGAATGGGCCCGACCCGGCGCGCAGATTGCCCTGATCACCCATGCCAGATGGTTGTTCCCCGGGGAGGCGCGCGACGAAGCACGACGCGACTTGCTCGAAATGGTGCAAATCACGGGGATCCTGAATGCCTCGGCGTTGCGAGAAACCTCGGTTTGGCCTGGGAGCCGTGCGCCATTCGCCATCGTCTTTGCGCGGAACGCGGTGCCATCGGGTCCCGATGCTGCCTTTCAATTCGTAAGCCCTGCGTTGAGCGAAGAATCGCAGAAGAAGCAACGGCGAATGCGAATCGACTGGAGCGACGCGGAGCTCGTCGGCGTGCAGAGCGCCTTCGCCAGCCCATGGCTTCTCAAGCTGCGGTTTCGTGGGTCCTCCTTCGATCATGGTGTGCTGACGAAGCTCATCGATGGGCGTCTGACCCTAGAGAAACACTTGGCGTCTATCGGGACTTCGTTGAGGCGTGGATATGAGATTGCGAGTCGCGCGTTTCCGAGCAAGCTTCTTGGTCTCCCAGATCTCGTCAGCGACCAGAAACGGGCAAAAGAGTCGCCGGAACAACCTATTCAGGGATATCGCATCAACGCAAGCATTCTGCCGCCATTCACGGAAAAACTGATTCATCGAGAGCCTACGCGACAGGAATGCACCGAGCCACTACTGCTCGTGAAGGAATCCCCGCCGGCAAATCCAGCGCTCTCACGTACGTCGATTTCAGAGCAAGACCTCACGTTCTCGTCTTCATGGTTTGCTGCTTCGTTTGCGGTTGTCGAAGACGGCCTCGAGCAAGCGCGATGGCTGCAACTGCTGCTTCAATCGCGTGCCTTTCTCTTTTTTGCGCTCATGACCGACGGATGCTTTGGCGTCGAGCGTGATCGCTATCGTCTCCAAACATTGAAAGCCTTCCCGGTCATCCCGTACGACCACCTCACGCGACAGCAGCGCAAGGTTGCGTTGAAATTGTCCGATATCCTGTGGGACCATGGCTGGTCGAAAACGCTTCAAGGGCAAATCGATGACCTCGTGTTCGACCTCTACGAACTAGATGACGTCGAGCGCGACAGTATTCGCGACACGCTCGAGACTTCGCTTCCTTATGCAGAACAGCGACGCAATGGCGTGCGTCCGCCCAATGAAGCCGAATTGAACACATTTGCGGCGACGCTCGAAGAAGAGCTGACGAACGTCCTCGAAGCTTCCGGGCAGCGGGCTCATGTCCGACTTCGGGCCGACGTGAAAGCTGGCCCCTGGGGTGTACTTCAGGTCGATCGAATCAAGAACCGCAAGCGAGATCCTGATGATGCCGAGATCCCCTGGCAGTCCATCCTCGAAGAAGCCGATGAATCGGGCGCCACGCTCGTGACGGTGCGCCTCGATCCGATGACCACGTTCGTCTCGATCTTGAAGCACTACCGGTATTGGACGCCCACTCGCGCGCGGATCCTCGCGCTCGCGTTGCTTTCGGAGAAGATCCCGTGA
- a CDS encoding DUF2341 domain-containing protein — translation MSFHKFLLVLLGACGACTLASACTYQLPTMEQGGAGGGMPVDWWDAAWAHRIRITFQNAGGEALADFPVMVRLDGMRMPNAQASPSGADLRFVDDDGQTILHHEIDRWKPGSESFVWVRVPNIDATNTDHIWLYYGNPEATGVEDAAAVWNGFIGVYHLSPSDGMPTQFPDSAGVKTGGWFNGQAGAIVAGPINHAIGLDGVRFVHIGTNNNVAANPGQARTVEAWMNASQLQEQAVVYEEGECVGWYLGMNAKGHYLGNFITDPVLPLCGAGTSDYAVTTPASAGTWHYVALVVDRPGLEMRLFVDGIFAKSTPINNMEIADGNGVFRIGSDYDGGAGTFVGSIDEVRVSSSARSAGWIAAQHKSMTDHFLSFEAE, via the coding sequence ATGTCTTTCCACAAATTCTTGCTTGTCCTCCTCGGCGCTTGCGGCGCGTGTACGCTCGCTTCAGCGTGCACGTACCAGTTGCCCACGATGGAACAAGGGGGCGCAGGTGGAGGGATGCCCGTGGACTGGTGGGACGCAGCGTGGGCCCACCGAATCCGGATCACGTTTCAGAACGCGGGCGGCGAGGCCCTGGCCGACTTTCCCGTGATGGTCCGGCTCGACGGAATGCGCATGCCAAACGCGCAAGCATCGCCCAGCGGCGCGGACCTACGCTTCGTCGACGACGATGGGCAAACGATTCTGCATCACGAGATTGATCGCTGGAAGCCCGGGAGCGAATCGTTCGTATGGGTGCGGGTCCCGAACATCGACGCGACGAATACCGATCACATATGGCTTTATTATGGCAATCCGGAGGCGACGGGCGTGGAGGACGCGGCGGCCGTGTGGAATGGCTTCATCGGCGTGTATCACCTTTCGCCAAGCGACGGCATGCCGACGCAATTCCCCGATAGTGCCGGCGTGAAAACCGGCGGCTGGTTCAATGGTCAGGCGGGTGCGATCGTTGCCGGGCCGATCAACCACGCCATTGGCCTCGATGGAGTCCGGTTCGTGCACATCGGGACGAACAACAACGTGGCTGCCAACCCGGGTCAAGCACGTACGGTCGAAGCGTGGATGAACGCTTCGCAGTTACAGGAGCAGGCCGTCGTGTACGAGGAGGGCGAATGCGTGGGGTGGTATTTGGGTATGAACGCAAAGGGCCATTACTTGGGGAATTTCATTACCGACCCGGTCCTTCCCCTCTGCGGCGCTGGAACCAGCGATTACGCGGTGACGACACCGGCATCGGCGGGGACATGGCATTACGTGGCCCTCGTCGTTGATCGCCCCGGCCTCGAAATGCGCCTCTTCGTGGATGGGATCTTTGCGAAATCAACCCCCATCAACAATATGGAGATCGCCGATGGGAACGGTGTTTTCAGGATCGGCAGCGATTACGATGGCGGCGCGGGAACGTTCGTTGGCTCCATCGACGAAGTGCGGGTTTCGAGCAGCGCGCGTAGTGCCGGGTGGATCGCAGCTCAGCACAAATCCATGACGGATCATTTTCTCAGTTTCGAAGCTGAGTAA
- a CDS encoding RNA ligase family protein: MSAKYPRTFHFPWSPGGTSDDKRLADVSALVGVEIVVTEKCDGSNLTYTRKNVFSRSHSGPPPHPSFDLAKATHGRIAHMISEGISIFCEYCYAVHSITYDALPNYSLVFGVRDDESGLFWDWDMVVAQAADLGLPTVPVLFRGVVGSVDELRTLVEQLSRGSSVFGGPREGVVTRVASQFPEDAFSHKVAKWVRKDHVQTDEHWMHQAIVPQKLH; the protein is encoded by the coding sequence GTGTCAGCAAAGTATCCGAGAACCTTTCATTTTCCGTGGTCTCCTGGAGGGACGTCGGACGACAAGCGTCTCGCGGACGTGTCGGCGCTGGTGGGCGTCGAGATCGTCGTGACCGAGAAATGTGACGGATCGAATTTGACGTACACGCGGAAGAATGTTTTTTCGCGCTCGCATTCGGGCCCGCCACCGCATCCGAGCTTCGACTTGGCCAAAGCGACGCACGGACGCATCGCGCATATGATTTCCGAGGGGATATCGATCTTTTGCGAGTATTGTTATGCGGTGCATTCCATTACGTATGACGCACTGCCCAATTATTCGCTGGTTTTCGGTGTGCGTGACGACGAATCGGGGCTTTTCTGGGATTGGGACATGGTCGTGGCGCAAGCCGCGGACTTGGGACTGCCCACGGTGCCGGTTTTGTTTCGAGGTGTCGTCGGGTCCGTGGACGAATTGCGAACGCTCGTCGAGCAGCTTTCGCGCGGGTCATCGGTATTCGGTGGTCCGCGCGAAGGCGTGGTGACACGGGTCGCCAGCCAATTTCCTGAAGACGCGTTCAGCCATAAGGTGGCGAAATGGGTGCGCAAGGACCACGTGCAAACGGACGAGCATTGGATGCACCAAGCCATCGTGCCTCAGAAGCTTCATTAG
- a CDS encoding tetratricopeptide repeat protein, with product MITFRGAVFALTFVLATVMLPGASHANDTNAEEKARVLFDAGKTAREAKDYATALRLFRESHETFRSASLDALVNMADCENALGKTAAAYLHYSQFLRNVKVRDNRVTEVTDVMAAMMKAGPWIRIAGRDTFAPNVVVRVDGVVLGPIAKAPEEIPAEPGEHIVVITAPHEPERKIAVTVELGKHHDVDVRSKLSAGGGNEKQPTRIPHWVRPVGIILGGTGGLSSLMVGAGFAGGAVSLNDALEKDCAKDDGNGATCDAAKVPDLEARRAEGTRLTTTATALFVVGGALTTAAVVLILAGRSQPNDVAFAPLVLPGGGGVLMGGRF from the coding sequence ATGATTACGTTTCGCGGTGCGGTTTTTGCTCTGACTTTCGTCTTGGCGACGGTCATGCTTCCGGGGGCTTCGCACGCGAATGATACCAATGCAGAAGAGAAGGCGCGAGTCCTCTTCGATGCGGGGAAAACCGCGCGTGAGGCCAAGGATTACGCGACCGCGCTGCGGCTATTTCGCGAATCGCACGAGACGTTTCGATCCGCTTCGCTCGACGCGCTCGTCAATATGGCGGATTGCGAGAATGCGCTCGGAAAAACCGCAGCAGCGTACCTTCATTACAGCCAATTTTTGCGCAATGTCAAAGTGCGAGACAATCGCGTCACCGAAGTGACCGACGTCATGGCCGCGATGATGAAAGCGGGTCCGTGGATTCGCATCGCTGGACGTGACACGTTCGCGCCGAATGTCGTGGTGCGCGTCGACGGCGTGGTACTTGGGCCAATCGCAAAAGCCCCCGAGGAAATTCCTGCCGAGCCTGGTGAACACATCGTTGTGATTACGGCTCCTCATGAACCAGAACGCAAAATCGCCGTGACCGTCGAGTTGGGCAAGCACCATGACGTGGATGTTCGCTCCAAGCTTTCAGCCGGAGGAGGCAACGAGAAACAACCGACGCGTATTCCGCATTGGGTTCGTCCCGTTGGAATCATTCTTGGCGGTACGGGTGGTCTAAGCAGTTTGATGGTAGGTGCGGGTTTTGCGGGAGGAGCCGTCAGCCTGAACGACGCGCTCGAAAAGGATTGCGCCAAGGACGACGGCAATGGGGCGACCTGCGACGCGGCAAAGGTACCTGATCTGGAAGCGCGCAGGGCCGAGGGCACACGGTTGACGACGACGGCGACGGCTTTGTTCGTGGTGGGTGGAGCACTGACGACAGCGGCCGTCGTACTGATCCTCGCGGGCCGTTCGCAGCCGAATGACGTCGCATTCGCACCGCTGGTTTTGCCGGGTGGCGGCGGAGTATTGATGGGCGGGCGATTCTGA
- a CDS encoding AAA family ATPase gives MSLDLLVKPPLPPAFHVPWDELQTFDWVRALEPCPQDPIHHAEGNVWIHTRMVLETLVAMPAWRALSEADRAAVWLACLMHDVAKPFTTKEEPDGRITAKGHSRAGEMLTRRLLWELGAPFSLREMVCGLIRHHQIPFYLIERDDAQRLAAEISLVCRADLLALVAEADIRGRECQDMQRIVDNIELFRTFCIEEGCYDKPRVFPSDHTRVVYFRSENRSPDVPVHDDTRGEMIMMCGLPGAGKDTCVRDRFSDLPVVSLDDLRASMDIDPDENQGAIVQAGKERVREHLRRGERFIYNATNLNRQRRGPLIQLAADYGARIHIVYVEAPMGTLLAHNRARAARVPEAVIRRMSERWEVPSLMEAHRLDVVLR, from the coding sequence ATGTCACTCGATTTGCTCGTAAAGCCGCCTCTACCGCCTGCGTTTCACGTTCCCTGGGACGAGCTGCAAACGTTCGATTGGGTCCGCGCGCTCGAGCCGTGCCCGCAGGATCCCATTCATCATGCCGAAGGAAACGTGTGGATACACACGCGCATGGTCCTCGAGACGCTCGTTGCAATGCCCGCGTGGCGTGCGCTATCCGAAGCCGATCGAGCTGCCGTATGGCTCGCGTGTTTGATGCACGATGTCGCCAAGCCTTTCACGACGAAGGAGGAGCCGGACGGGCGCATTACGGCCAAGGGGCATTCGCGAGCGGGCGAAATGCTGACGCGGCGGCTTTTGTGGGAGCTTGGTGCGCCATTTTCGCTACGTGAAATGGTTTGCGGTTTGATACGCCATCACCAAATCCCGTTTTACCTCATCGAGCGAGACGACGCGCAGCGCCTGGCCGCCGAGATTTCGCTGGTTTGTCGCGCCGATCTCTTGGCGCTCGTGGCCGAAGCGGACATTCGCGGGCGCGAATGCCAAGACATGCAGCGCATCGTCGACAACATCGAGCTCTTTCGCACGTTTTGCATCGAAGAGGGGTGCTACGACAAACCACGCGTTTTCCCGTCCGATCATACGCGCGTGGTGTATTTCCGTTCGGAGAATCGATCGCCGGACGTTCCGGTGCACGACGACACGCGTGGCGAAATGATCATGATGTGTGGATTGCCGGGTGCTGGGAAAGACACGTGCGTGCGCGACCGATTTTCGGATTTGCCCGTCGTGTCGCTCGATGACTTGCGAGCTTCGATGGACATCGATCCCGACGAGAATCAGGGAGCCATCGTGCAAGCGGGCAAAGAGCGCGTGCGCGAGCATCTTCGGCGCGGAGAACGATTCATCTACAATGCGACGAATCTGAATCGGCAGCGTCGCGGTCCATTGATACAGCTCGCGGCCGATTACGGGGCCCGCATACACATCGTGTACGTCGAAGCGCCGATGGGCACGTTATTGGCGCACAATCGCGCGCGAGCGGCACGCGTGCCCGAAGCGGTCATTCGCCGCATGAGCGAACGATGGGAGGTTCCGAGCTTGATGGAAGCGCATCGCTTGGACGTGGTGTTGCGATAG
- a CDS encoding gamma-glutamylcyclotransferase, with translation MWIFAYGSLIFRPSFSHIDRRRAFLPGYMRRFWQGSPDHRGVPEAPGRVATLIAAPDAFCGGCAYQIAARDTDAILAELDVREQAGFERLLLPVFDAPHGNSFAEAIVYVARPGNPHFLGPLDETDIAAWVRRSRGPSGANADYVLALRDALRNLDIHDPHVEEIARHLT, from the coding sequence ATGTGGATCTTCGCCTACGGCTCGCTCATTTTCCGGCCATCGTTTTCGCATATCGACCGCCGGCGCGCATTTCTGCCCGGCTACATGCGCCGCTTCTGGCAAGGATCGCCCGATCATCGCGGCGTGCCCGAAGCGCCCGGGCGCGTCGCGACGCTCATCGCCGCGCCCGACGCATTTTGCGGAGGCTGCGCGTACCAAATTGCCGCACGCGATACCGATGCGATCCTCGCCGAGCTCGACGTGCGCGAACAAGCCGGCTTCGAGCGGCTCCTTTTGCCGGTTTTCGATGCGCCGCACGGTAACTCATTCGCCGAAGCCATCGTGTACGTGGCTCGCCCGGGCAATCCTCACTTTTTGGGCCCGCTCGACGAAACCGATATTGCCGCCTGGGTACGTCGCAGCCGAGGCCCGAGCGGCGCGAATGCCGATTATGTTCTCGCTCTCCGCGACGCGCTCCGGAACCTCGATATCCACGACCCTCACGTCGAGGAAATCGCGCGGCATCTTACATGA
- a CDS encoding helix-turn-helix transcriptional regulator, whose translation MKVRPSPAVLATKVAARIHEFRVARGLSVEELAKAADLSSTEVMVIQEGREEITTELVERVARAFNVHPAVLLMCPDEDPMAKLLEQYRDMPKTEFQRIAGELMSRGYRRSKGSA comes from the coding sequence ATGAAGGTGCGACCGAGCCCCGCAGTGTTGGCAACGAAAGTGGCCGCACGAATCCACGAATTTCGCGTGGCCCGAGGTTTGTCGGTCGAAGAGCTGGCCAAGGCGGCCGACCTTTCCTCGACGGAGGTCATGGTCATTCAGGAAGGTCGCGAGGAAATCACGACCGAGCTCGTGGAACGCGTCGCGCGCGCCTTCAATGTCCACCCTGCAGTTCTGCTGATGTGTCCCGACGAAGACCCGATGGCCAAGCTGCTCGAGCAATACCGGGACATGCCGAAAACCGAGTTCCAGCGAATCGCAGGTGAGCTCATGTCGCGAGGATATCGGCGGTCGAAGGGGTCGGCGTAG